The following proteins are encoded in a genomic region of Microbacterium sp. NC79:
- a CDS encoding biotin carboxylase N-terminal domain-containing protein — protein MPQISKVLIANRGEIAVRIIRAARDSAIASVAIYADQDRDAMHTRLADEAYALDGQTSADTYLVIDKILSIARRSGADAIHPGYGFLAENAEFARAVIAAGITWIGPSPEAIDALGDKVTARHVAEKVGAPLAPGTPGPVETADEVIAFAKEAGLPIAIKAAYGGGGRGLKVARTVDEIPEMFESATREAIAAFGRGECFVEKYLDKPRHVETQCLADSAGNVVVISTRDCSLQRRHQKLVEEAPAPFLTDEQNAILYDASKKILKEVGYVGAGTCEFLIGADGTISFLEVNTRLQVEHPVSEEITGIDLVREQFRIAAGETLGYDDPAPVGHSFEFRINGEDPGRGFLPQPGPIKTFKTFGGPGIRLDSGVTQGDTISGAFDSLLAKIIVTGRDRNEALARARRALNEFEVTGMPTVLPFHRQVVTEPAFTAEDGTFGIFTRWIETEFVNEIPAWDGEMEAPEAAPGRHTVVVEVAGKRLEVSLPDHIVATQAVGRPVAAPPARRSHAASAAGSGASGDAVKSPMQATVIKIAVEEGQQVVKGDLVVVLEAMKMEQPIQAHKDGVIGAINAEAGATVSAGHQLLTIS, from the coding sequence ATGCCTCAAATCTCGAAGGTTCTCATCGCGAACCGCGGCGAGATTGCCGTACGAATCATCCGCGCCGCACGTGACAGCGCGATCGCTTCGGTAGCGATCTACGCCGATCAGGATCGTGACGCCATGCACACCCGCCTGGCCGACGAAGCGTACGCACTCGACGGCCAGACCAGCGCCGACACGTACCTCGTCATCGACAAGATCCTGTCGATCGCTCGCCGTTCCGGTGCAGACGCGATCCACCCCGGCTACGGCTTCTTGGCCGAAAACGCCGAGTTCGCCCGCGCCGTCATTGCCGCAGGCATCACATGGATCGGCCCATCGCCCGAAGCAATTGATGCCCTCGGTGACAAGGTGACAGCGCGCCACGTTGCCGAGAAGGTGGGCGCACCGCTCGCTCCCGGCACCCCGGGCCCGGTCGAAACCGCGGATGAAGTGATCGCCTTCGCGAAGGAGGCGGGCCTGCCGATCGCAATCAAGGCTGCCTACGGTGGCGGCGGTCGCGGTCTAAAGGTTGCCCGCACCGTCGACGAGATCCCCGAGATGTTCGAATCCGCCACACGTGAGGCGATTGCCGCCTTCGGTCGCGGTGAGTGCTTCGTAGAGAAGTACCTCGACAAGCCTCGCCACGTCGAGACGCAGTGCCTCGCCGACTCCGCTGGCAACGTCGTGGTCATTTCGACGCGCGACTGCTCTCTGCAGCGTCGCCACCAAAAGCTCGTCGAGGAGGCGCCCGCGCCGTTCCTGACCGACGAGCAGAACGCGATTCTGTACGACGCGTCAAAGAAGATTCTCAAGGAGGTCGGCTACGTCGGCGCCGGAACCTGTGAGTTCCTGATCGGTGCAGACGGAACCATCTCCTTCCTTGAGGTCAACACCCGTCTGCAGGTGGAACACCCGGTCTCTGAAGAGATCACCGGCATTGACCTTGTCCGTGAGCAGTTCCGTATCGCCGCAGGAGAGACCCTCGGCTACGACGACCCCGCTCCGGTCGGCCACTCCTTTGAGTTCCGCATCAACGGTGAAGACCCGGGCCGCGGTTTCCTCCCCCAGCCCGGCCCCATCAAGACGTTCAAGACGTTTGGCGGCCCGGGCATTCGCCTGGACTCGGGTGTCACCCAGGGCGACACCATTTCTGGCGCGTTTGACTCGTTGCTCGCGAAGATTATCGTCACCGGCCGCGACCGCAACGAGGCGCTTGCTCGCGCCCGTCGCGCGCTCAATGAGTTCGAAGTGACCGGCATGCCGACGGTGCTGCCTTTTCACCGTCAGGTCGTCACCGAGCCGGCATTCACCGCGGAGGACGGTACCTTCGGTATCTTCACGCGCTGGATCGAAACCGAGTTTGTCAACGAAATCCCGGCTTGGGATGGCGAGATGGAGGCTCCCGAAGCCGCACCCGGTCGTCACACCGTCGTTGTTGAGGTCGCTGGTAAGCGCCTCGAGGTGAGCCTGCCCGACCACATCGTGGCAACGCAAGCCGTGGGCCGCCCCGTTGCCGCTCCCCCCGCCCGCCGTTCGCACGCAGCCAGCGCCGCTGGTTCCGGCGCATCAGGCGATGCCGTCAAGAGCCCCATGCAGGCAACCGTCATCAAGATCGCGGTCGAAGAGGGCCAGCAGGTTGTCAAGGGTGACTTGGTGGTCGTCCTCGAGGCGATGAAGATGGAGCAGCCCATCCAGGCTCACAAGGATGGTGTGATCGGCGCGATCAATGCCGAGGCGGGCGCAACGGTGTCAGCCGGACACCAGCTGCTCACGATCAGCTAA
- a CDS encoding nucleoside triphosphate pyrophosphatase — translation MQVCLASTSPARLMLLRQCGIEPLTIPSDVDEDAAVAVAEEEAGRPLTPEEHVLLLAQAKAAAVAAGLASSHPDFSGIVIGGDSMFELDGQIFGKPYTAEAATERWLHMRGQSGVLHSGHSVLLVQQGAVVDAADDVADATVHFVADISDEEIAAYVATGEPLQVAGAFTVDSLGAPFIDRVEGDPSTVVGMSLSTIRALTTRLGISWPSLWNRL, via the coding sequence ATGCAGGTCTGCCTCGCTTCTACGTCTCCCGCCCGACTCATGTTGCTCCGCCAATGCGGCATTGAGCCGCTGACAATCCCCAGCGATGTCGATGAGGACGCCGCCGTTGCCGTCGCTGAGGAGGAGGCCGGTCGCCCCCTCACTCCCGAAGAGCATGTGCTGTTACTCGCCCAGGCGAAGGCAGCCGCCGTAGCCGCTGGCCTCGCCTCATCACACCCTGACTTCTCCGGCATTGTGATCGGCGGCGACTCCATGTTCGAGCTCGACGGTCAGATCTTCGGCAAGCCCTACACGGCGGAAGCCGCTACGGAACGCTGGCTCCACATGCGCGGCCAGTCGGGTGTGCTGCACTCTGGGCACAGCGTCCTGCTGGTACAACAGGGGGCCGTGGTTGACGCGGCTGACGACGTGGCAGATGCCACCGTTCACTTCGTGGCCGATATTTCAGATGAAGAGATCGCCGCATACGTTGCGACCGGTGAGCCTCTCCAGGTCGCGGGGGCATTCACCGTCGACAGCCTCGGTGCTCCCTTCATTGATCGTGTGGAGGGCGACCCATCGACAGTGGTCGGAATGTCTCTCTCAACGATTCGTGCCCTCACGACGCGGCTCGGAATCTCCTGGCCATCCCTCTGGAACCGACTGTAG
- a CDS encoding CoA pyrophosphatase has product MTDTSLLLGAREELTRGLRDRGALRELPPVNTAQARRSAVLVLFGLRPDRTHLAPADATAADLDLLLEIRADTLRSHPGEVSFPGGSVDPDDENAVATALREAEEETGLDGTGVEIIGQLPDLPLLANNFVVSPVVAWRTRTLPVTVMDRAETHEVRLTPVDDLLNPQNRFTSVFRHERGDFRGPAFDIGGATVWGFTALVIDHLFEVAGWTRPWDESDLRDIFTLR; this is encoded by the coding sequence ATGACTGACACCTCCCTGCTCCTTGGCGCTCGCGAAGAACTCACTCGCGGGCTCCGGGATCGGGGCGCATTGCGCGAACTCCCTCCGGTAAATACCGCGCAGGCGCGACGATCCGCCGTCTTGGTCTTATTCGGGTTGCGACCCGACCGTACTCACCTTGCGCCGGCCGATGCCACGGCCGCGGATCTTGACCTGCTGCTTGAGATTCGTGCAGACACGCTGCGCTCGCACCCGGGCGAAGTCTCGTTCCCCGGTGGTTCCGTCGATCCGGATGATGAAAACGCCGTCGCTACCGCTCTGCGCGAAGCAGAAGAGGAGACGGGGCTCGACGGCACCGGTGTTGAGATCATCGGCCAACTGCCTGATCTGCCGCTGTTGGCAAACAACTTTGTGGTGTCGCCGGTTGTGGCGTGGCGTACCCGCACATTGCCCGTCACGGTCATGGACAGGGCAGAAACACACGAAGTGCGCCTCACCCCGGTGGATGACCTTCTCAACCCGCAGAATCGGTTTACGTCGGTCTTTCGGCATGAGCGCGGCGACTTCCGCGGGCCCGCGTTCGACATTGGTGGCGCGACGGTGTGGGGCTTCACCGCGCTCGTCATCGACCACCTGTTCGAGGTGGCAGGGTGGACGCGTCCGTGGGACGAATCCGACCTGCGCGACATTTTCACGTTGCGCTGA
- a CDS encoding class I SAM-dependent RNA methyltransferase, whose product MHAPQELDLTISDVAHGGIFVARHEGRVIFVSDAIPGETVRARVSDDSKASFWRAETIEVLEASPHRQAHVWSAADVSVSPALRPGGAEFGHITLEHQRELKTKVLRDSLARFAKIDSDVSVAGVGGQEDGTRWRTRVSLHVDGAGRIGPYAARSHNVIEVNDLPLATAAIERAADKLYGDTADRIDLIQAADGHVRVLNRTMDDKGQPVERQSSKREVLIERVGEREFRVDADGFWQVHHDAATTLDAAVRRALQGVEIDPNAWHLDLYGGVGLFAATVAELGGTRVTSVESNARATEHAGENLSEWIGARVETARVDRYTRSLLSTASERERARLRDGVVVIDPPRAGAGKNVVSDLANLAPRAIVYVACDPVALARDLGTFAERGYQLAGIEAFDLFPHSHHLETVALLQQA is encoded by the coding sequence ATGCACGCGCCCCAAGAACTCGACCTGACCATCTCTGACGTCGCCCACGGAGGCATCTTTGTCGCCCGCCATGAGGGCCGGGTCATCTTCGTGTCCGACGCGATCCCGGGTGAAACCGTGCGCGCCCGTGTCAGCGATGACTCGAAGGCGTCGTTCTGGCGTGCCGAGACGATTGAGGTGCTCGAGGCTTCTCCTCACCGCCAGGCACACGTTTGGTCGGCAGCCGACGTCTCAGTCTCGCCCGCGCTGCGCCCCGGCGGTGCCGAATTCGGTCACATCACACTGGAGCACCAGCGCGAGCTGAAGACAAAGGTGTTGCGAGACTCGCTCGCCCGTTTCGCGAAGATTGACTCTGATGTCAGCGTCGCAGGCGTCGGCGGTCAGGAAGATGGCACGCGGTGGCGTACTCGCGTCAGCCTGCACGTCGACGGCGCTGGCCGTATCGGCCCGTACGCGGCACGCAGCCACAACGTCATCGAGGTGAACGACCTGCCACTGGCGACCGCTGCTATCGAGCGCGCCGCAGACAAGCTGTACGGCGATACGGCTGACCGCATCGACCTCATCCAGGCGGCAGACGGACACGTGCGCGTGCTGAACCGCACGATGGACGACAAGGGTCAGCCCGTTGAGCGCCAGTCCAGCAAACGCGAAGTGCTCATCGAGCGTGTCGGTGAGCGCGAGTTCCGGGTGGACGCTGACGGTTTCTGGCAGGTGCATCACGATGCAGCGACCACGCTCGACGCGGCTGTGCGCCGGGCTCTGCAGGGTGTCGAGATTGACCCGAACGCCTGGCACCTCGACCTCTACGGTGGCGTCGGGCTCTTTGCCGCGACCGTTGCGGAACTGGGCGGTACGCGCGTCACGAGCGTTGAATCGAACGCTCGCGCGACGGAGCACGCGGGCGAGAACCTGTCGGAATGGATTGGTGCGCGCGTCGAGACCGCTCGCGTCGACCGCTACACCCGTTCGCTCCTGTCAACGGCATCCGAGCGTGAGCGCGCGCGTTTGCGTGATGGCGTCGTCGTGATCGACCCGCCCCGCGCCGGCGCTGGTAAGAACGTCGTTTCTGACCTCGCCAACCTGGCCCCTCGCGCGATTGTTTATGTCGCGTGTGACCCGGTCGCTCTCGCCCGTGACCTCGGCACGTTCGCCGAGCGTGGCTACCAACTCGCCGGGATCGAGGCGTTCGACCTGTTCCCGCACTCGCACCACCTGGAGACGGTCGCCCTGCTACAGCAGGCGTAG
- a CDS encoding response regulator transcription factor — protein sequence MKRIALIDDHESVRLGLEAACLRAGRTVAFSGPSVSAYLQWRTQVAEAPVDVVVLDLSLGDGTTVTDNVSRIVHDGSSVIIHSVADRPAAVREALAAGAAGVISKSSPIDDVVSAINTVAEGLPLDNLEWASAVEGDIVFANAQLSVREREVLRLYAAGLPLKMVADRLGIAYSTAKENISRIRFKYVDVGRPAPTKVDLLIRAMEDGIINDPNEDHGDNGGRR from the coding sequence GTGAAGCGCATTGCCCTGATTGATGATCATGAGTCCGTGCGGCTCGGGCTGGAAGCGGCGTGCCTGCGGGCAGGCCGCACGGTCGCTTTTTCGGGACCGAGCGTGAGCGCATACCTACAGTGGCGCACGCAGGTAGCCGAGGCGCCCGTCGATGTTGTTGTGCTTGATCTTTCACTTGGCGACGGAACCACGGTGACAGACAACGTGTCGCGCATCGTGCACGATGGTTCCAGCGTCATCATCCACAGTGTCGCCGATCGTCCTGCTGCGGTGCGTGAGGCGCTCGCGGCTGGTGCTGCCGGTGTGATCAGTAAGTCGAGCCCGATCGACGATGTTGTGTCCGCGATCAATACCGTCGCGGAAGGGTTGCCATTAGACAACCTGGAATGGGCGTCGGCAGTCGAGGGCGACATTGTGTTTGCCAATGCGCAGCTTTCGGTGCGTGAGCGTGAGGTACTGCGCCTCTATGCCGCCGGGCTGCCACTCAAGATGGTGGCTGATCGGCTGGGCATTGCCTACTCAACGGCGAAGGAAAATATCTCTCGCATTCGCTTCAAGTACGTCGACGTGGGCCGTCCCGCCCCGACCAAGGTTGACCTGCTGATCAGGGCCATGGAAGACGGCATCATTAATGACCCAAACGAGGATCACGGAGACAACGGTGGTCGCCGCTGA
- a CDS encoding sensor histidine kinase — translation MTQTRITETTVVAADGMPGRHEVFAAGSFTSKRIERIVQIAAAVGSLIVGLQAFFAALGSTDAGVWHVPFAIAIFTTLFAFIISCTTGRHLRLTAISFVAVYTLVVAAWPWVTDHASNPGYTQPWIWYVTNIATMAAVLVMPLPWQIAFTIGLPVLFFGARMLQVDFAQDYWASNAFDLSFGLCLGAILLILIRTMRATGRAVDEARGTALAEYTQAAAAEAAESERISMAALMHDSVMAALISATRATTDRERALTVVMAEEALTGLADAESDERIALGRPISARVIAADLANAARDYGIDLTIAQPLDEEVPGHVARALTLAATQAIANAVQHADGVGLDVVVSATATSCAVRVSDAGGGIDFTSIPADRLGIRASIYARMAAVGGTTEITSEPGKTVIDMRWRR, via the coding sequence ATGACCCAAACGAGGATCACGGAGACAACGGTGGTCGCCGCTGACGGGATGCCGGGGCGTCACGAGGTCTTTGCCGCCGGTTCCTTTACAAGCAAGCGCATTGAGCGCATCGTTCAGATTGCGGCGGCCGTCGGCTCGTTGATCGTCGGTCTGCAGGCATTTTTCGCGGCGCTCGGCAGCACGGATGCCGGCGTGTGGCACGTGCCATTTGCGATTGCGATCTTCACCACGCTGTTTGCGTTCATCATTTCCTGCACCACCGGACGGCACCTGCGCCTCACGGCGATCAGTTTTGTCGCGGTATATACACTCGTGGTCGCCGCGTGGCCGTGGGTGACTGACCACGCGAGCAATCCCGGCTACACCCAACCGTGGATTTGGTACGTCACGAACATTGCCACCATGGCCGCCGTTCTCGTCATGCCGCTGCCGTGGCAGATTGCGTTCACGATCGGTCTGCCTGTGCTGTTCTTCGGCGCTCGCATGCTGCAGGTCGACTTTGCACAGGACTACTGGGCATCCAATGCTTTCGATCTCTCCTTCGGACTCTGCCTTGGGGCGATTCTGCTCATCCTGATACGCACGATGCGCGCCACCGGGCGCGCGGTGGATGAAGCGCGCGGAACCGCGCTGGCGGAGTACACGCAGGCGGCGGCTGCCGAGGCGGCCGAGTCGGAACGCATTTCCATGGCCGCCCTCATGCACGACAGCGTGATGGCCGCCCTCATTTCGGCAACCCGTGCCACCACGGATCGTGAGCGAGCGTTGACCGTGGTGATGGCCGAAGAAGCCCTCACCGGGCTCGCAGACGCAGAATCAGACGAACGCATTGCACTCGGCCGCCCCATTAGCGCCCGCGTTATTGCCGCCGACCTCGCCAATGCTGCACGCGACTATGGCATCGACCTCACGATCGCGCAGCCGCTCGACGAAGAGGTGCCTGGCCACGTCGCGCGCGCCCTGACGCTGGCAGCCACTCAGGCGATTGCGAATGCCGTTCAGCACGCGGACGGGGTGGGTCTGGACGTTGTCGTGTCGGCAACGGCAACATCGTGCGCCGTGCGGGTCAGTGACGCAGGCGGCGGCATCGACTTCACCTCGATTCCGGCGGATCGGCTGGGGATTCGGGCATCGATCTACGCGCGTATGGCAGCGGTGGGCGGAACCACAGAAATTACCTCAGAGCCGGGAAAGACCGTCATCGACATGAGGTGGCGGCGATGA
- a CDS encoding acyl-CoA carboxylase subunit epsilon, translated as MSENPDLSIAVTSGEPTPEELAAVIAVISETYVAEVEAAKTEDKPGLSEWMRTRRQMRSSPDRNIGFGSWAR; from the coding sequence GTGAGTGAGAACCCCGACCTGTCGATTGCGGTCACCAGCGGCGAACCGACGCCGGAAGAGCTGGCTGCGGTCATCGCTGTCATCTCTGAGACCTACGTCGCCGAAGTCGAAGCGGCAAAGACCGAGGACAAACCGGGCCTTTCCGAGTGGATGCGCACACGGCGACAAATGAGAAGCTCTCCCGACCGCAACATCGGATTCGGGTCCTGGGCTCGCTAG
- a CDS encoding acyl-CoA carboxylase subunit beta translates to MTDTNDLFTTAGKLADLRARYNEAIVEPEKLAQEKQHAKGKFSARERIEMLLDQGSFVELDEYVRHRTTAFGMDKSRPYGDSVVTGVGTIHGRTVAVYSQDFTTFGGSLGEVTGDKIIKVMDFALRSGIPIVGILDSGGARIQEGVLALSKYGEIFRKNTAASGVIPQISIIMGPAAGGAVYGPALTDFVIMVDKTSQMFVTGPDVIKTVTGEDVGMEELGGAYTHNTRSGVAHYLASDEDDAIDYARTLLSFLPDNNLSETPTYASAFTWETTDEDRQLNSIIPDQPNQPYDMHEVIGRIVDDGEFIEVQPLFAPNIVIGFGRIEGRTVGIIANQPSQMAGTLNIEAGEKAARFVRFCDSFSIPIVTLVDVPGYLPGTDQEWTGVIRRGAKLIYAYAEATVPMVTVILRKAYGGAYIVMGSKQLGADVNLAWPTAEIAVMGGQGAVNILYRNDLRKAEEAGEDVNAVRTRLANEYTYNVTSPFLAAERGEIDGIIEPAQTRVMIAKAVRALRGKRVEGPQKKHGNIPL, encoded by the coding sequence GTGACGGACACGAACGACCTTTTCACGACGGCTGGCAAGCTCGCAGATCTGCGCGCTCGATACAACGAGGCAATCGTTGAACCCGAGAAGCTTGCGCAGGAGAAACAGCACGCCAAGGGCAAGTTCTCGGCGCGCGAGCGTATCGAGATGCTGCTTGACCAGGGCAGCTTCGTCGAGCTCGATGAGTACGTGCGCCACCGCACCACCGCGTTTGGCATGGACAAGTCCCGCCCGTATGGCGACTCGGTTGTCACGGGTGTCGGAACCATCCATGGCCGCACCGTCGCCGTCTATTCGCAGGACTTCACCACGTTTGGCGGCTCACTCGGTGAGGTCACCGGTGACAAAATCATCAAGGTCATGGACTTTGCGCTGCGCAGTGGTATTCCGATCGTTGGCATCCTTGACTCGGGCGGTGCCCGCATTCAGGAGGGCGTGCTCGCGCTCAGCAAGTACGGCGAAATCTTCCGCAAGAATACGGCCGCTTCCGGTGTGATCCCGCAGATCTCAATCATCATGGGTCCGGCTGCCGGTGGCGCCGTGTACGGCCCCGCGCTGACCGACTTCGTCATCATGGTCGACAAGACCAGTCAGATGTTCGTTACCGGCCCCGACGTCATCAAGACGGTGACGGGTGAAGATGTCGGCATGGAAGAGCTCGGTGGCGCATACACGCACAACACCCGCTCGGGTGTGGCTCACTACCTCGCTTCCGACGAAGATGACGCGATCGATTATGCGCGCACCCTGCTGTCGTTCCTGCCAGACAACAACCTGTCAGAAACGCCCACCTACGCTTCGGCCTTCACGTGGGAGACCACCGATGAAGACCGTCAGCTGAACAGCATCATTCCTGACCAGCCGAACCAGCCATACGATATGCACGAAGTCATCGGGCGCATCGTTGATGACGGCGAATTCATCGAGGTTCAGCCGCTCTTTGCCCCGAACATCGTGATCGGTTTCGGACGCATCGAGGGACGCACCGTTGGCATTATTGCCAACCAGCCTTCACAGATGGCGGGCACGCTCAACATCGAGGCTGGCGAAAAGGCGGCCCGTTTCGTACGGTTCTGCGATTCGTTCTCCATTCCGATCGTCACCCTGGTCGACGTGCCCGGCTACCTTCCCGGCACCGACCAAGAATGGACGGGCGTCATCCGACGTGGCGCGAAGCTGATCTACGCGTACGCGGAAGCAACGGTGCCGATGGTCACTGTGATCCTGCGTAAGGCGTACGGCGGTGCGTACATCGTGATGGGTTCCAAGCAGCTCGGCGCTGACGTCAACCTGGCATGGCCGACCGCTGAAATTGCCGTCATGGGCGGTCAGGGCGCCGTGAACATTCTGTACCGCAACGACCTCCGTAAGGCAGAAGAAGCGGGCGAAGACGTCAACGCGGTACGCACCCGCCTGGCGAATGAGTACACGTACAACGTCACCTCGCCTTTCCTCGCAGCCGAGCGTGGCGAAATCGACGGCATCATTGAGCCGGCACAGACTCGCGTCATGATCGCCAAGGCCGTGCGGGCGCTTCGCGGCAAGCGCGTCGAAGGTCCGCAGAAGAAGCACGGAAACATTCCGCTGTGA
- a CDS encoding biotin--[acetyl-CoA-carboxylase] ligase has translation MSTADFPLTAAHTPRITVVESAGSTNADLLAHSADEAAWPHLSLLLTDDQRSGRGRLDRSWQAPAGASLALSVLLRSTEIPEPARGWVPLIAGLAMTESIAAQLGTAVSMKWPNDVLVGDKKVCGILAELSASGDAIVVGGGVNTAMTAEQAPVETATSFAMQGKPVHLDLLVSHYVGRIAAELDSLRECDGDAVASGLLGRFTAVCSTIGKVVTIHLPGGTSYTGDAIGIDTDGRLQVVVDGETRTVSAGDVVHVR, from the coding sequence ATGAGCACGGCAGACTTTCCGCTGACAGCGGCACACACTCCGCGGATCACGGTGGTTGAGAGCGCCGGATCGACAAACGCCGATCTTCTCGCACACAGCGCCGATGAGGCCGCGTGGCCGCATCTGTCGCTGTTGCTCACTGATGATCAACGCTCCGGACGCGGGCGCCTTGATCGTTCCTGGCAGGCGCCGGCCGGTGCGTCGCTGGCGCTATCGGTGCTGTTGCGCTCAACCGAGATTCCGGAACCAGCCCGCGGGTGGGTGCCGTTGATCGCCGGGCTTGCAATGACGGAGTCGATCGCCGCTCAACTCGGCACCGCGGTGTCGATGAAGTGGCCAAATGATGTGCTTGTTGGAGACAAGAAGGTGTGCGGGATTCTTGCGGAACTCAGTGCGAGCGGTGACGCGATCGTGGTGGGTGGTGGCGTGAATACCGCGATGACTGCGGAACAGGCTCCGGTGGAGACTGCGACGAGCTTCGCGATGCAAGGCAAGCCAGTACACCTTGACCTCCTGGTGTCGCACTACGTCGGACGGATCGCGGCCGAGCTTGACAGCCTGCGTGAATGCGATGGCGACGCGGTGGCGTCTGGGCTGCTTGGCCGCTTCACCGCGGTGTGCTCCACGATCGGCAAAGTCGTCACCATTCACCTGCCAGGCGGGACAAGCTACACGGGAGACGCGATCGGGATCGACACCGACGGGCGACTTCAGGTTGTTGTCGACGGTGAAACGCGCACGGTCTCGGCTGGCGACGTTGTGCACGTGCGCTGA
- a CDS encoding PH domain-containing protein — MTQPSMISGRPSMPPPGAPSQEHLIARFRGQIRRLFLSALVLIAVAGLTGYFTDNLPEPFTNVMLWAAAGAIVLLLVIVPFLVWLSRRYTITTRRVITTTGLLMRHRRELTHARGYTMTLTRGPLQRLWGAGNISLSNGAEPAMLLRNVPNVRLIHEVLVDQVEINQILAHRDAQALPYSV, encoded by the coding sequence GTGACTCAGCCCAGCATGATCAGTGGGCGGCCCTCCATGCCGCCGCCAGGTGCGCCCTCACAGGAGCACTTGATCGCGCGTTTTCGGGGGCAAATACGCCGCCTTTTCCTCAGCGCACTCGTTCTCATCGCGGTCGCAGGGCTCACCGGATATTTCACGGATAACCTGCCGGAACCATTCACAAATGTGATGCTGTGGGCGGCAGCAGGGGCCATCGTCCTGCTGCTCGTGATTGTGCCGTTCCTGGTGTGGCTGAGCCGTCGATACACGATCACCACTCGACGTGTCATCACCACGACGGGGTTGCTGATGCGTCATCGTCGCGAGCTCACACACGCACGGGGATACACCATGACCCTCACTCGCGGTCCGTTGCAACGGCTGTGGGGCGCGGGCAACATTTCGCTCTCTAATGGTGCGGAGCCCGCAATGCTGTTGCGCAACGTGCCTAACGTGCGCCTGATTCATGAAGTCCTCGTCGATCAGGTTGAGATCAACCAGATCCTCGCCCACCGCGACGCCCAGGCCCTGCCGTACAGCGTGTAG
- a CDS encoding 5-(carboxyamino)imidazole ribonucleotide synthase, whose protein sequence is MFMRVGVIGGGQLARMMIAPAVELGVEIRVLAEQEGMSAALAASAVGDYRDLDTVLAFARDVDVITFDHEHVPQDVLRAMAAAGIAVHPGADALRFAQDKLDMRQRLTELGAPQPDWAAVTTAAELGAFLDAHGGRAVVKTARGGYDGKGVRVVDSANGADDWFAALAEDAHGGALLVEELVDFTRELAQQVARRPSGQVVAYPLVETVQEGGVCSEVLAPAPGASAELLARAESLGIAIAEGIGVTGMLAVELFETRDGRILVNELAMRPHNSGHWTQDGAITSQFEQHLRAVLDLPLGATAPTAGNAVMLNILGGPVGESLESRFDAAMAAQPGVKIHTYGKEPRPGRKVGHVNAAGQDSASILAAARAAKAFFV, encoded by the coding sequence GTGTTCATGCGTGTAGGTGTCATTGGCGGCGGACAGCTGGCTCGAATGATGATTGCCCCGGCGGTGGAGCTTGGCGTTGAGATTCGTGTGCTCGCCGAACAAGAGGGGATGTCTGCGGCGCTCGCCGCGTCGGCCGTTGGCGACTATCGCGACCTCGACACCGTTCTTGCCTTCGCGCGTGACGTCGATGTCATCACCTTCGATCACGAACACGTTCCGCAGGATGTGCTGCGCGCGATGGCTGCCGCCGGGATCGCGGTACACCCCGGCGCCGACGCATTGCGCTTCGCGCAAGACAAGCTCGACATGCGCCAGCGCCTCACCGAGCTGGGCGCGCCCCAGCCAGACTGGGCGGCGGTAACCACTGCGGCCGAACTCGGCGCCTTCCTCGACGCCCATGGTGGCCGTGCCGTTGTCAAGACGGCCCGAGGCGGGTACGACGGTAAGGGTGTTCGTGTTGTTGACAGCGCGAACGGTGCCGATGACTGGTTCGCGGCGCTCGCTGAAGATGCGCATGGCGGCGCCTTGCTCGTTGAAGAGCTCGTTGATTTCACGCGGGAGTTGGCGCAGCAGGTCGCGCGCCGTCCGTCAGGGCAGGTTGTCGCTTATCCGCTCGTGGAAACGGTGCAGGAGGGCGGCGTGTGCTCTGAGGTTCTGGCACCTGCGCCGGGTGCGAGCGCTGAACTGTTGGCGCGGGCGGAGTCGCTGGGCATTGCTATCGCCGAAGGTATCGGGGTGACCGGCATGCTCGCTGTTGAGCTCTTTGAGACTCGCGACGGTCGCATTTTGGTTAACGAACTTGCGATGCGCCCGCACAACAGTGGCCACTGGACGCAAGATGGTGCCATCACGAGCCAGTTTGAACAGCACCTGCGCGCGGTGCTGGACTTGCCGCTCGGGGCCACGGCGCCGACCGCAGGTAACGCCGTCATGCTCAACATCCTCGGTGGGCCGGTGGGGGAGAGCCTGGAGTCTCGTTTTGACGCCGCGATGGCCGCGCAACCCGGAGTGAAGATTCACACCTACGGCAAGGAGCCGCGTCCTGGTCGCAAGGTTGGTCACGTGAATGCGGCTGGCCAGGACTCCGCGAGCATCTTGGCAGCAGCTCGTGCGGCCAAGGCGTTCTTCGTTTGA